The nucleotide window AAACAACAGCCATGGCACTCATAAAGAACGCACCCGAAAGCGCGATCTTCCATCCGGCCTTTTCAGCACGTTCAGGAGAGCCTGCTCCGAGGTTCTGGCCGATAAGCACTGAAGCCGCCATATTCAGGGCAAAAGCAGGGAGATAGATGATACCCTCGATCCTGAGGCCATTCGATATGGATGCAAGCGCAGTAATGCTGGTATCGCCAAGCCTGCCGAGTATGTTGTACAGGACGATGCTGCCGGCGTTCCAGGTGATCTGGAGCATTGCCGCAGGCCAGCCAATACGCAGGATCTTGCCAACGGTCTCCCCCGAGATCCTCCAGGGTTCAGCAAAGAGCTTCCTCCATCTGCTGAAGCCGAGAAAAAGAAGGTTCATCAGCATGCCGATCATCAGCGAGATTGCTGTGGCGGTTGCGATGCCTCTATATCCCAGAGCAGGAAAAGGACCGAGGCCGAAGACAAGCCCGAAGACCGTGATCACGTTGACAACGGTCACCAGAGACATGGTCATGAGCGGTTTTTTTACTTCTCCGCTTGCATTAAAGACCGCATTGGAGATGATAAGCACATAGTTAGGAGCAAGGGCAATTACAAAGATCCTGAAGAAGTCTCCGGTGATCTCCCTGATCTCTGGCGGAACGCCTGCAAGGGCTATGATCTGCCTGTACATGAGGAGTCCGGCAGCTGCAAGGCTGACTGCGCAGACAAGGCTGAAAAGAAGGGACTGCCGCGCAATATGCAGCGCACGCCGAAGATCATCGGCTCCGATGGCTCGTGCAACCAGTGCAAGGGTGCCGACACTGACTGCATTGGCAACGATCACCACAAGGAAATAGAGCTGACTTATGAAGCCTACCGCAGCCTGGACCTGCGGATTGATCAGTCCTGCCACATAGATGTCTGTGAACCCGACAATGAAATTCAGGACCATGATGATCAGCATGGGCCATGAAAGCTGCCAGATGTTTTTCCAGAGACTTCCTGAAATGATACTTTCGTGCTGCTTCCGGGTCTCCGCCATAGGAATATTGTAGCAGTAAGAAAAGATCAAGAGAAACAGGAAAAGAAAAGAAACTATGCGGGTCTTTTGTTTATTCTTCCAGACTGATCGCGTCGACCGGACAGTTTTCTTCAGCCGCCTCGCAGCAGCCGGTATAGTCGCAGGCCTCTTCATCGATCACCTTTGACTTGCCGATCACAGGGTCAACATGGAAAACAGCAGGGCAGATCTCTTCACACCTGCCGCAGCCTATACAGACATCTTCATCGACTATAACTCTCATGGCATCTCCTCAATAACAGCAGCGGCCAGCAGCGGGAACATGATCTCATGATGACCGGTAAGGGCAAAATTCTGGCCGCAGTTCATGGTCGGCCTTTTCAGAACATTCTCTCTTGGCCGGTAGTGCTGAATGAAATCCATATTCACGGTCGTTAACTTCTCTACCCTGTTGCCGAGATTGCGTGCTACATTCAGGGCCTTCAGAAAGACCTCGGGAAGTATGACCGCAGAGCCGAGGTTGATATAGACACCGCCCTCAAGATCGGCAACAACAGAGGCAAGAAGCCTGAAATCATCCATGCTCCCCTTGCCGAGAGCAGCGCCATCAGCCTCGGGATGCATATGTATGATGTCCGTTCCTATGGCAATATGAACCGTTATGGGAATGCCGAGCTCGTAGGCCTGGCAAAATATGCTTTTGTCCCTGAACGTGAATCTTCCTTTGCTGATATATTCACCTGCTGACTTGCCGATGCCGTATCCCTTCTTCACACCTTTATTGATCGCAAGGTTCAGTCCCCTGCCTGTGTCCTTTGACATGCCGAACGCTCCGGCACAGAGTTCCCGCGCAACATCCTCCGACGTATGACCTGCCATGGCTATCTCAAAATCATGAATAACACAGGCGCCGTTTGTGGCGATCGCGGTTATGATCCCCTTTTTCATCAGGTCTATGATGACCGGCGACAGACCCAGCTTTATTGGATGGGCGCCCATGCCGAGGATAACCGGCCTCCGGTCCTTCTTCGCCTGTACAATGGCAGCGACAACAGATCTGAAGTCTCGGGCAGCAAAGAAATCAGGAAGCTTTTCGAGGAAGTTCGCAAATGAATCTCCGCGCTCGGACACGCCGGCAAAAGAGCTGACCGACACCTTGCTCTTCCTCCCGGAGAGTGAATAGGTCTTTACTGATCTGAGCGACAGAGGTTTATACTGTTTCATGGGATAAATTGTAGCATAGAAGGTTCAGGGGTTGCATACAGCCCTTCTTCAGGCCTTTCATTGCTTTAACAGGTTGTTTTATGGTATAAAACAGGACTTTTCGATCAAGGAGGACAGCACATTGGCAGCAAAAGCAC belongs to Nitrospirota bacterium and includes:
- a CDS encoding MATE family efflux transporter, whose product is MAETRKQHESIISGSLWKNIWQLSWPMLIIMVLNFIVGFTDIYVAGLINPQVQAAVGFISQLYFLVVIVANAVSVGTLALVARAIGADDLRRALHIARQSLLFSLVCAVSLAAAGLLMYRQIIALAGVPPEIREITGDFFRIFVIALAPNYVLIISNAVFNASGEVKKPLMTMSLVTVVNVITVFGLVFGLGPFPALGYRGIATATAISLMIGMLMNLLFLGFSRWRKLFAEPWRISGETVGKILRIGWPAAMLQITWNAGSIVLYNILGRLGDTSITALASISNGLRIEGIIYLPAFALNMAASVLIGQNLGAGSPERAEKAGWKIALSGAFFMSAMAVVFFLNARYFASLLARNQDVLEETTRYLQFNMLSEPFMAMSAILGGALQGAGDTRGTLKVIGISMWLIRLPLAWFFALVMNYGATGVWMAMVISMCIQGILMSARFHKGTWKHLKVE
- a CDS encoding ferredoxin; the encoded protein is MRVIVDEDVCIGCGRCEEICPAVFHVDPVIGKSKVIDEEACDYTGCCEAAEENCPVDAISLEE
- a CDS encoding deoxyhypusine synthase family protein translates to MKQYKPLSLRSVKTYSLSGRKSKVSVSSFAGVSERGDSFANFLEKLPDFFAARDFRSVVAAIVQAKKDRRPVILGMGAHPIKLGLSPVIIDLMKKGIITAIATNGACVIHDFEIAMAGHTSEDVARELCAGAFGMSKDTGRGLNLAINKGVKKGYGIGKSAGEYISKGRFTFRDKSIFCQAYELGIPITVHIAIGTDIIHMHPEADGAALGKGSMDDFRLLASVVADLEGGVYINLGSAVILPEVFLKALNVARNLGNRVEKLTTVNMDFIQHYRPRENVLKRPTMNCGQNFALTGHHEIMFPLLAAAVIEEMP